A window of Phaseolus vulgaris cultivar G19833 chromosome 4, P. vulgaris v2.0, whole genome shotgun sequence genomic DNA:
tatgaaaaatgaatttgattttcttattatttaggATTCCTTTCAAATTTCAGATAGACAATTGTGAAAATTTGTGTTcgttattttattaatgttctataaaaataatcatGAGCACCAATCACATTGCATTTATGAACCACCAAAATTGTTGGAATAATCTAAGATATTGTCAACAACACTTTAttggattttaaatctaatacattaattttagttcaaaattaatatttattaaaatagttgTTTCACTTTTGCGGTGAACAATTATAAtggttatatttaaaatttatttatatataaaattaaattatttatattaaaaaattgttgaattgtttattattattaatatataataatttgtttacACTGGACATTTATTTATCAATCTACTCCAAAATCTACATGTTACATTAcgttaattattttataaaaacaataattcaaattaatatatacaattttatagaatcttttattatcattactttatgatattataattattattattattcaaatacatgaaattagtttttttatgtgataaaaaattgtttttattaataaatattaaactcTTTCTCAATATAACCGTGGCAAGAATTCAAAGACTACTTCATTGATCAATGCAAGTTTAAGTAGAAGAATTTTTACCCTCTCTTTTACTTTATACTAgctatttaagtttttttttttacattccttaataataattttacttttctgtaagtgaaaaacataaaattcaatttcaacttTGGATGATTAAAATTGGAATAATTGTTAAACTACAATTGGATTGTGAAATGAACCCTAAAATCATAATTATTGAAATTGTACAAAATTAGATATTAGATTACTAATTGAGGCTGAATTTCATGTTTTACGTACTTGGACAATTATGGTGATTGATGTTTCTTTAGGTACAAGACTTCAAACTCTTACACGGCTAAACAAGCTTTCACAgctcataataataataaatggtTACTCTTTTTTCTTGTTATCTTCATGAAGTTAGTTAGTTCCGTTTACCATAAGAAACTACAAAACAAAATCTATAAGACAAACCAACCACAGAACCACCTGggataagaaaacaaaaaacacaaaattaaataaccgataaaataatttaaaaaaacgtGTTTCTGTTCACAAAACATTAAACACAGCAAAATGCTTCTTAATCACGTTGCCGCCGGATTCTGTTGGGTCGACCCGCCGCAACCCGACCGGAACCACAAAACCCGACTCGCTTCCTCGCCTTTCCGTCGCCGGCTGGTGGCGCCGACGAGTGCGGCGTTCCACGGCGTGCGAATGGAGAAGAAAGACCGCAAACGGCGATCGATATGCACCGCCGACGAGCTTCACCGCGTGGTGGTTTCGAACTCCGATTGGAAGCTCGCTCTGTGGCGCTACCTTCCTTCTCCTGAGGTTCCCCTCTTCTCAAGTTCTCAACTTTTTGCATTCTGTGAATGCCCTTTTGGCAATGCACTGATATTTAGCTTCTGGGTATTGAATTCCCTCGTTTTTATCGAAAGACATGGGAATAAAGGCTGAATGCTACACATGTTGGTGGCATATTTTACGTTAGTTTCTCAAGATTCAAAGGTGGGTGGTGTTACAAGATATAAGCTTTTGCATGTGTTTTGCAGGCACCGTTGAGGAATCACCCGCTTTTGTTGTTGTCAGGAGTTGCTACCAATGCAATTGGCTATGATCTCTCTCCTGAGGTGACACTGTTTCCATTGAAAAATCATAGAACTATGTTTTGGGAATGGGAGAGTTTCTAAAAGTGGTTCGTCGCGACTCGGCCGTATCACAACCTCAATTGGGGCTACATTTGTCCTCCATTTCTCACAATGACAAAGATTTTGACGAAATCCCAACCCTGCCCGgaaatttaaaacttttgaaATGATTGATGCGGATTCTGCACCTATTAAACATTACTTTCattttgttaagatttttttaGGAGCTCATCTTGTTGGTTTTTGAGTAAATTATTGTGTGTTCCCTTAAGTTTAAATCTGATGTTTGATTATTTGTGACAATCATCCTTGAAAATTTGGTTTTTAACTTTCTAATGGTAGATTCATGTAGCTGACCTCGGGAATAAGATTTCGTTGTTGGGATGGTGGTTATTTGTGACAGTATTTTGTTCTAGTCTAGGATAATGTTAAAGGATGTGTGATGAGTATATGTTGCTTGTGTTCAGTCTTCATTTGCTCGGTACATGTCGGCACAAGGTTTTGATACGTGGATTCTTGAGGTTCGCGGTGCTGGGTTGAGCACTATTGGAGATAGCTTGGAGGAAGATGACGAATGCCTAAAGAATTTGTCTGAGATTGATTCTGCTATTAGGGATGAAATTGGTAAAAGCAGTGCTTCTCCAGCAAGAGTAATGGGATTTAAGGACCTTGGCTCCCCTGAGGTTATAACTAAATTTGAGGAAATGAGGCTAACAAGGAGGTTAATGGACATTTTTACAAGGATATCTGAAAATCTTGCAGGCTTTCTCAATCCGGGTTAGTGAAGGGTTCATATCATAGGAACATCTCACTTTTAACATTCTATGATTATATCAACCTCTAATATGAAAATTACTACTTTTCAGATTTGTTGGAGGGAGGAAAGAACTCTGCAATTGTTGGTCAAATCAAGGATTTCAATAGGAGACTCCGAGCTATTATTGAAGGTCAACAGTTGTTCCCAGCACAGATTTTAGAATTGCAAGACCGATTTTCTACCACTCTAGAAGAGTTTCAGAAACAGCTTCAGTTGATTGTTAAGTATGATTGGGACTTTGACCATTATCTGGAAGAGGATGTACCTGCAGCGGTGAGGTGACACTCCTTTGtgatgttttacttttaattaggCAAGAGTTGtacttttatttctttctttacttTTGTGGCGtacttttatttgtttgttcCACCAAATATTGGCATAAGAAAATTGAATTATCTCAATAAATTTGTGTTCTTAATTGCTGGTTTC
This region includes:
- the LOC137837974 gene encoding uncharacterized protein isoform X2 translates to MLLNHVAAGFCWVDPPQPDRNHKTRLASSPFRRRLVAPTSAAFHGVRMEKKDRKRRSICTADELHRVVVSNSDWKLALWRYLPSPEAPLRNHPLLLLSGVATNAIGYDLSPESSFARYMSAQGFDTWILEVRGAGLSTIGDSLEEDDECLKNLSEIDSAIRDEIGKSSASPARVMGFKDLGSPEVITKFEEMRLTRRLMDIFTRISENLAGFLNPDLLEGGKNSAIVGQIKDFNRRLRAIIEGQQLFPAQILELQDRFSTTLEEFQKQLQLIVKYDWDFDHYLEEDVPAAMEYIRAQCQPKDGKLLAIGHSMGGILLYAKLSRCCTIPAKLLLQLSSAFQEGGLRDRSGTFLYKDHLCKINVPVLAIAGDQDLICPPEAVYETVKLIPEELVTYKVFGELGGPHYAHYDLVGGRLAADELYPCITEFLIQHDML
- the LOC137837974 gene encoding uncharacterized protein isoform X1; this translates as MLLNHVAAGFCWVDPPQPDRNHKTRLASSPFRRRLVAPTSAAFHGVRMEKKDRKRRSICTADELHRVVVSNSDWKLALWRYLPSPEAPLRNHPLLLLSGVATNAIGYDLSPESSFARYMSAQGFDTWILEVRGAGLSTIGDSLEEDDECLKNLSEIDSAIRDEIGKSSASPARVMGFKDLGSPEVITKFEEMRLTRRLMDIFTRISENLAGFLNPDLLEGGKNSAIVGQIKDFNRRLRAIIEGQQLFPAQILELQDRFSTTLEEFQKQLQLIVKYDWDFDHYLEEDVPAAMEYIRAQCQPKDGKLLAIGHSMGGILLYAKLSRCYSEGKDSGLASVVTLASSLDYTPSRSSLKLLLPLAKPAQALNIPAIPVGPLLATVYPLASYPPYVLSWLNSQISAQDMMDQKLFEKLVLNNFCTIPAKLLLQLSSAFQEGGLRDRSGTFLYKDHLCKINVPVLAIAGDQDLICPPEAVYETVKLIPEELVTYKVFGELGGPHYAHYDLVGGRLAADELYPCITEFLIQHDML